The following proteins are encoded in a genomic region of Clostridium kluyveri:
- the yqfD gene encoding sporulation protein YqfD has protein sequence MREISKFNIGHYRKGIVLIEIQSLIPEKFINLMWKNNIYIKNIKKKSITTMTMEINLKDYYNIKNIAQKTGTKIKIIKRRGILFLIIKLKKRITLVTGIILFIVIIYYLSTFIWSIEITSDKGLPPYIIRQQLKNYGIKPGINKSKVNIYKIEEELMKNNDSIMWIKVRIEGSKLAVKTIERKSPPNIVKEDSPCNLVANKDGKVLRIYTTLGTPVVKIGDDVKKGQILVKGEQGQESATYSVAAGGYVICRTLYEDTETVSINSIKKQRTGKKIQNYYIRLGGKKLYFKKNDNKFNNYDKIEESKFMLTKETYFEVKEISVKGDVQKIVKDTGDKLYKKICSNLDKSINILDKVVTYEQGDSYKVKVQVTAEENIAVQDKIENTDKEH, from the coding sequence ATGAGGGAAATTAGTAAATTTAATATAGGACACTATAGAAAAGGAATTGTTTTAATTGAGATACAGTCGCTAATACCTGAAAAGTTTATCAACCTTATGTGGAAAAATAATATTTATATAAAAAATATAAAAAAGAAAAGTATTACCACTATGACTATGGAAATAAATTTAAAGGACTATTATAATATAAAAAATATAGCCCAAAAAACAGGAACTAAAATAAAAATAATTAAAAGGAGAGGGATCTTATTCTTAATAATCAAGCTTAAGAAGAGAATAACACTAGTAACGGGAATAATTTTATTTATAGTAATAATATATTATTTGTCTACATTTATATGGAGTATAGAAATTACTTCTGATAAAGGTCTTCCACCTTATATAATAAGACAACAATTAAAAAATTATGGAATAAAACCGGGGATTAATAAAAGTAAGGTAAACATATATAAAATAGAAGAAGAACTTATGAAAAACAATGATAGTATAATGTGGATAAAAGTAAGGATAGAGGGTTCTAAGTTAGCTGTAAAAACTATAGAAAGAAAATCTCCTCCTAATATAGTTAAAGAAGATAGTCCTTGTAATTTAGTGGCCAATAAAGATGGCAAAGTATTAAGAATATATACCACACTGGGCACTCCAGTTGTTAAAATAGGAGATGATGTAAAGAAAGGACAGATACTTGTAAAAGGGGAACAGGGGCAGGAATCTGCTACCTATAGTGTTGCTGCAGGAGGCTACGTCATATGCAGAACCCTATACGAAGATACAGAAACAGTAAGTATAAATAGTATAAAAAAACAAAGGACAGGCAAGAAAATACAAAATTATTATATTAGACTAGGGGGGAAAAAGCTATATTTTAAAAAAAATGATAACAAATTTAATAATTATGATAAAATAGAGGAAAGTAAATTTATGTTGACAAAGGAGACTTACTTTGAAGTTAAAGAAATCTCAGTAAAAGGGGACGTGCAGAAAATAGTAAAAGATACTGGAGATAAGTTATATAAGAAAATATGTTCTAACTTAGATAAATCTATAAATATTTTAGATAAAGTAGTTACTTATGAGCAAGGAGATTCCTATAAAGTTAAAGTTCAGGTTACAGCAGAAGAAAATATAGCAGTTCAGGATAAGATTGAGAATACAGATAAAGAACACTAA
- a CDS encoding histidine triad nucleotide-binding protein: MEDCIFCKIIKGEIPSEKVYEDDKVLCFKDIEPGAPVHVLIIPKNHIDSINDITEEDTKLIAYIYLIAKQIAVKLGIANKGYRIVTNCGKEGGQTVPHVHFHMLGGRTLKWPPG; the protein is encoded by the coding sequence ATGGAAGATTGTATTTTTTGTAAAATAATAAAAGGAGAAATACCTTCTGAAAAAGTATATGAAGATGATAAGGTGTTATGCTTTAAAGATATAGAGCCAGGTGCACCAGTACACGTACTTATAATACCTAAAAATCATATAGATAGTATAAATGACATCACTGAGGAGGATACTAAGCTTATTGCTTATATATACTTAATTGCAAAACAAATTGCAGTTAAATTAGGTATAGCAAATAAAGGATATAGAATTGTAACTAACTGTGGAAAAGAAGGAGGACAGACAGTACCACATGTTCATTTCCATATGTTAGGAGGTAGAACTTTAAAATGGCCTCCAGGCTAA
- a CDS encoding GatB/YqeY domain-containing protein — MSLKQKCRKYDLKLINKFKLDTISMDKWIISLKERLQSILEFKKGKKWDSIRKTRSEIGILLNYLPQQLSKEKLSEIFRKAVDKMGAESIKGEKYYDNCCT; from the coding sequence ATGTCCCTTAAACAAAAATGCCGGAAATATGATTTAAAACTAATAAATAAGTTTAAATTAGATACTATAAGTATGGATAAATGGATTATTTCATTAAAGGAAAGACTGCAATCTATACTTGAATTTAAAAAAGGCAAAAAATGGGATTCGATTCGTAAGACGAGATCTGAAATAGGGATTTTGTTGAATTACCTTCCTCAGCAGTTAAGTAAGGAAAAACTTTCCGAAATTTTTAGGAAAGCAGTTGACAAGATGGGTGCAGAAAGCATAAAAGGTGAAAAATATTATGACAATTGTTGTACTTAG
- the mtaB gene encoding tRNA (N(6)-L-threonylcarbamoyladenosine(37)-C(2))-methylthiotransferase MtaB, protein MYGRKKRVAIATLGCRVNQYETEAMAEKFIEKEYELVNFEEYADVYVINTCTVTNMGDKKSRQMIHRAKRKNSSAVIAVVGCYSQIAPDEVSKINGVDVVLGTKNKGDILYSVNKAFKDGEKIIKVSDALKNKAFEDLNISEYQNRTRAFLKIQDGCNRFCSYCLIPFARGPVCSKEPDKIIEEVRKLQVNNFKEIILSGIHIASYGVDISGNWNLIKILEEIDKIKDIDRVRIGSIDPKFFTEDIINRMAGLTKLCPHFHLSLQSGCDSTLNRMNRKYTTMEYEEIVYKLRNSIKNVSITTDIIVGFPGETEEEFYKTYNFLNKIELSKIHVFKYSRREGTKAANMKDQIDGKIKDERSNKIIKLNERLENKFMNRFLGNNMDVLYEQKVSGDKIYYEGYTPNYMKVIAESAEGENLEGKVLNTKLQSVKEGYILGRIKNFM, encoded by the coding sequence CTGTATGGTAGAAAAAAAAGAGTGGCTATAGCTACTCTTGGCTGTAGAGTAAACCAGTATGAAACTGAAGCTATGGCTGAAAAGTTTATTGAAAAAGAGTATGAACTTGTGAATTTTGAGGAGTATGCTGATGTGTATGTGATAAATACTTGTACAGTAACCAATATGGGAGATAAAAAGTCAAGACAGATGATACATCGTGCTAAAAGAAAAAATTCCAGTGCTGTAATTGCTGTGGTGGGATGTTATTCACAAATTGCACCAGATGAAGTATCTAAAATAAATGGAGTAGATGTGGTTTTAGGAACTAAAAATAAGGGAGATATACTTTACTCTGTAAATAAGGCCTTTAAGGATGGAGAAAAGATAATAAAAGTCAGCGATGCCCTAAAAAATAAAGCATTTGAGGATTTAAATATAAGTGAATATCAAAATAGAACAAGAGCCTTTTTAAAAATCCAAGATGGATGTAATAGATTTTGTTCTTATTGTTTGATACCTTTTGCCAGAGGGCCTGTATGCAGTAAAGAACCTGATAAAATTATAGAGGAAGTAAGAAAACTTCAAGTTAATAATTTTAAAGAAATAATACTTTCAGGGATACATATTGCCTCTTATGGGGTAGACATAAGTGGAAATTGGAATCTTATTAAAATATTGGAAGAGATAGATAAGATAAAAGACATCGATAGAGTTAGAATAGGGTCCATAGATCCTAAATTTTTTACAGAAGATATTATAAATAGAATGGCAGGCCTGACAAAATTATGTCCTCATTTTCATCTTTCACTTCAAAGTGGATGTGACTCTACTTTAAATAGGATGAATAGAAAATATACTACCATGGAGTATGAGGAAATAGTGTATAAACTTCGGAACAGTATAAAAAATGTATCTATAACTACTGATATTATAGTTGGTTTTCCAGGAGAAACAGAAGAAGAATTTTATAAAACTTATAATTTTTTAAATAAAATAGAACTTTCCAAAATCCATGTATTTAAGTACAGCAGGAGAGAAGGTACTAAAGCTGCAAATATGAAAGATCAAATAGATGGCAAGATAAAGGATGAAAGAAGCAATAAAATTATAAAGTTAAATGAAAGACTGGAGAATAAGTTTATGAATAGATTTTTAGGTAATAACATGGATGTATTGTATGAACAAAAAGTTTCAGGAGATAAGATATATTATGAAGGATATACACCAAATTATATGAAGGTAATTGCAGAATCTGCAGAAGGTGAAAACTTAGAGGGTAAAGTTTTAAATACAAAGCTTCAAAGTGTAAAAGAAGGATATATTTTAGGAAGAATTAAAAATTTCATGTGA
- the rpsU gene encoding 30S ribosomal protein S21: protein MSEIKVGENETIESALRRFKRKCARAGVLSEVRKREHYEKPSVKRKKKSEAARKRKFK, encoded by the coding sequence ATGTCAGAAATAAAAGTTGGAGAAAATGAAACTATAGAGAGTGCATTGAGAAGATTTAAGAGAAAATGTGCCAGAGCTGGTGTTCTTTCAGAAGTTAGGAAAAGAGAACATTATGAAAAGCCAAGTGTAAAAAGAAAGAAAAAATCAGAAGCTGCAAGAAAGAGAAAGTTTAAGTAG
- the yqfC gene encoding sporulation protein YqfC gives MGDKIYNTKRNIADKLDLPRDIILNMPQIKVTGNNEIVIENHRGIVLFDENQIKINSGVGLISIYGSKFEVLFMGGSTITIGGRFNSIVYEGN, from the coding sequence ATGGGAGACAAAATATATAATACAAAACGAAATATTGCAGATAAATTGGATTTGCCAAGAGATATAATTTTAAATATGCCTCAGATTAAAGTTACAGGAAATAATGAAATAGTAATAGAAAATCATAGAGGTATTGTATTGTTCGATGAAAATCAAATAAAAATTAATTCTGGTGTGGGCCTAATATCTATATATGGTAGTAAATTTGAAGTGCTTTTTATGGGGGGAAGTACTATAACTATAGGGGGGAGGTTTAATTCTATAGTTTATGAGGGAAATTAG
- a CDS encoding 16S rRNA (uracil(1498)-N(3))-methyltransferase, whose product MNKFFVPQEDINFNTAHIKGDDLKHIHKVLRLKIGDKVNINNCHGKEFLGVIASIEREKVTVNIVEELKLYNESPLKVYLFQGLPKSSKMDLIVQKATELGIWGIIPIITNRVAVKGDFKEFKRVDRWNKIALEACKQCKRSIIPAVKPPIYFEELLKYLSNMDLIVVPYEMEKSIGIKKVIDSIEYRASIREIAIVIGPEGGFEEEEIEELKNISSKIVTLGPRILRTETAGFVCTALLMYELGDLGGLC is encoded by the coding sequence ATGAATAAATTTTTTGTGCCCCAGGAGGATATAAATTTTAATACAGCACATATTAAAGGGGATGACTTAAAACACATACATAAGGTACTTAGACTGAAAATAGGAGATAAAGTAAACATAAATAACTGTCATGGAAAAGAGTTTTTAGGAGTAATAGCTAGTATAGAGAGAGAAAAAGTTACAGTAAATATTGTAGAAGAACTTAAATTATATAATGAAAGTCCCCTTAAAGTATATTTATTTCAAGGATTACCCAAATCCAGTAAAATGGATTTAATTGTACAGAAGGCCACTGAACTTGGAATTTGGGGGATAATTCCTATAATTACTAATAGAGTGGCAGTAAAAGGTGATTTTAAAGAATTTAAAAGGGTAGACAGATGGAATAAAATTGCACTGGAAGCCTGTAAACAGTGTAAAAGAAGTATAATACCTGCCGTGAAGCCTCCCATTTATTTTGAAGAACTTTTAAAATATTTATCCAATATGGATTTAATTGTAGTTCCATATGAAATGGAAAAATCTATTGGAATAAAAAAAGTAATAGACTCTATAGAATATAGAGCTTCTATAAGGGAAATAGCTATTGTAATTGGTCCAGAGGGAGGATTTGAAGAAGAAGAAATAGAAGAACTTAAAAATATTAGTTCTAAAATAGTAACTCTTGGTCCTAGAATACTTAGAACAGAAACTGCAGGATTTGTCTGTACAGCACTTCTTATGTATGAATTAGGAGATTTAGGAGGTCTTTGTTAG
- a CDS encoding cytidine deaminase: MDYKKLISKAVDAKKLAYAPYSKFRVGAAVLTGDGNIYTGCNIENVSYGATNCAERTAIFKAISEGHRDLRAIAIAGSNKEYTYPCGICRQVISEFAREDMEIIIVKNENEYMVKKLEEILPYAFIKKHLENREKVYD; the protein is encoded by the coding sequence ATGGATTATAAGAAATTGATTTCTAAAGCTGTGGATGCGAAAAAACTTGCCTATGCTCCTTATTCCAAATTCAGAGTTGGAGCAGCTGTGCTAACAGGAGATGGAAATATATATACAGGCTGCAATATAGAAAATGTCTCTTATGGAGCCACTAACTGTGCAGAGAGAACTGCCATATTTAAGGCTATCTCAGAAGGACATAGGGATTTAAGGGCTATTGCAATAGCAGGATCAAATAAAGAATATACTTATCCCTGTGGTATATGCAGACAGGTAATTTCAGAGTTTGCGCGGGAAGATATGGAAATTATAATAGTAAAAAATGAAAATGAGTATATGGTAAAAAAGTTAGAAGAAATTTTACCCTATGCATTTATAAAAAAACATTTGGAAAATAGGGAGAAAGTTTATGATTAA
- a CDS encoding diacylglycerol kinase: MKVKKLLDSFNYAIEGIIYSVRTQRNMRIHMTVALLVLIICFFYDLSKAEILAVIITISMVIMAELFNTAVEFAIDATTNYYHPLAKISKNAAAGAVLITAVNAIAVGFIVFGDKLEYINFIVIKKVRSTSPYTIFIILTVVCIATIGIKAIFGEGTPLKGGMPSGHSALAFSIATTIALITGELAVVILSYLLAFIVAQSRVDSEAHSVMEVIYGGIFGTLVTAFLFRIFG, from the coding sequence ATGAAGGTAAAAAAGTTATTGGACAGTTTTAACTATGCTATTGAGGGGATAATATATTCTGTTAGAACCCAGAGAAATATGAGAATACACATGACAGTGGCTCTTTTAGTGTTGATTATATGCTTCTTTTATGACCTAAGTAAGGCAGAAATACTAGCTGTAATAATAACTATAAGCATGGTTATTATGGCTGAACTTTTTAATACCGCAGTAGAATTTGCAATAGATGCAACTACTAACTATTATCATCCACTGGCCAAAATATCAAAAAATGCAGCAGCAGGGGCAGTGCTTATTACTGCGGTAAATGCCATAGCTGTGGGTTTTATAGTATTTGGAGATAAACTGGAGTATATCAATTTTATAGTTATAAAGAAAGTTAGAAGTACAAGTCCTTATACTATATTTATAATATTAACAGTTGTATGTATAGCTACTATAGGTATAAAAGCCATATTTGGAGAGGGTACTCCCCTTAAAGGAGGTATGCCAAGTGGACACAGTGCTCTAGCTTTTTCCATAGCTACTACCATTGCTTTAATAACGGGAGAGTTAGCAGTAGTTATTTTAAGTTATCTTTTAGCCTTTATAGTAGCACAGAGCAGGGTAGATTCGGAAGCCCATTCTGTAATGGAGGTGATTTATGGAGGAATATTTGGAACCTTAGTAACGGCTTTTCTTTTTAGAATATTTGGATAG
- the dnaJ gene encoding molecular chaperone DnaJ — MAKKDYYEILGLDKGASDQDIKKAFRKLALKYHPDRNPNDKKAEEKFKEINEAYQVLTDPQKRAQYDQFGTTDFNGGGFQGGFGGFDFSDLGGFGDIFDSFFGGGFSSGRRKNGPERGSDLEYTLSLTFEEAVFGVEKEISVTRNERCEACNGTGAKKGSHPHTCDKCNGTGQVRHQRSTPLGNFVTMTTCDKCGGRGTIIKNPCEECRGKGIVRKHRKIKVKVPAGVDTGNIIPIRGQGEHGKNGGPSGDLYINLRVSPHSKFKRKGFDIYLDAHISFGKAALGTSLKVPSIDGDVKYEIPPGTQPGTVFRLKGKGVPKVDGRGRGDQYVNVIVDIPKNLNEKQKEALMMFMEASGEIEPRDVEKKSFIDKIFKNDSK, encoded by the coding sequence GAAATTCTGGGACTGGATAAAGGAGCCAGTGATCAGGATATAAAAAAGGCTTTTAGAAAATTAGCATTAAAATACCACCCAGATAGAAATCCAAATGATAAGAAGGCAGAAGAGAAATTTAAAGAAATTAATGAAGCATATCAAGTACTTACAGATCCACAGAAAAGGGCCCAATATGATCAGTTTGGTACCACTGATTTTAATGGTGGAGGATTTCAAGGCGGTTTTGGAGGATTTGATTTTTCAGATCTGGGGGGATTTGGAGATATATTTGACTCCTTTTTTGGAGGTGGATTTTCTTCTGGAAGAAGAAAAAATGGACCAGAAAGAGGTTCTGATCTTGAATATACATTGAGTCTGACCTTTGAAGAGGCAGTTTTCGGTGTAGAAAAAGAGATATCTGTGACTAGAAATGAAAGATGTGAAGCTTGTAATGGCACAGGTGCAAAGAAAGGAAGTCATCCTCATACCTGTGATAAATGTAATGGTACAGGACAGGTTAGACATCAAAGAAGTACTCCACTTGGAAATTTTGTTACCATGACTACTTGTGATAAATGTGGTGGCAGGGGTACTATAATAAAAAATCCATGTGAAGAATGTAGGGGTAAGGGCATAGTAAGAAAGCATAGAAAGATAAAAGTAAAAGTTCCTGCAGGGGTAGATACTGGTAATATAATACCTATAAGAGGACAAGGAGAACATGGCAAAAATGGAGGCCCTTCAGGAGACCTTTATATAAATTTACGGGTTTCTCCCCACAGTAAGTTTAAAAGAAAGGGATTTGATATTTATCTAGATGCACATATTAGCTTTGGAAAAGCAGCACTTGGAACTAGTTTAAAAGTTCCATCCATAGATGGAGATGTTAAATATGAGATTCCACCCGGAACACAGCCGGGAACTGTGTTTAGATTAAAAGGGAAAGGTGTTCCTAAAGTTGACGGAAGAGGTAGGGGAGATCAATACGTTAATGTAATTGTAGATATACCTAAAAATTTAAATGAAAAACAAAAAGAAGCCCTCATGATGTTTATGGAAGCTAGTGGAGAAATTGAACCAAGGGATGTAGAAAAAAAATCATTTATCGACAAAATTTTCAAAAATGATTCCAAATAG
- the ybeY gene encoding rRNA maturation RNase YbeY, with translation MIFLDNRQDKIEVTHKLEKIVTSSIECALKEEKVNFPCEISVVFVDNENIKDINRENRNIDKVTDVLSFPMLEYPEGKVFKEVYLNHKFPEYDMNDGNLVLGDIVVSLEKCEEQSREFEHSFFRETCYLIVHSVLHLLGYDHTEDSDKKIMREREECILKKVKL, from the coding sequence ATGATTTTTCTAGATAACAGACAGGATAAAATAGAAGTAACACATAAGCTTGAAAAGATTGTTACAAGTAGTATAGAATGTGCTTTAAAGGAAGAGAAAGTGAATTTTCCCTGTGAAATAAGTGTTGTATTTGTAGATAATGAGAATATAAAAGATATAAATAGAGAAAATAGAAATATAGATAAAGTAACTGATGTTTTATCCTTTCCTATGCTGGAGTATCCAGAAGGTAAAGTATTTAAAGAGGTTTACTTAAATCATAAATTTCCTGAATATGATATGAATGATGGAAATTTAGTACTTGGAGACATTGTTGTATCTCTTGAAAAATGTGAAGAACAAAGTAGGGAATTTGAACATTCGTTTTTTAGGGAAACTTGTTATTTAATAGTGCATTCAGTTCTCCATCTTTTAGGGTATGATCATACAGAGGATAGTGATAAAAAAATCATGAGGGAAAGAGAAGAATGTATTCTAAAGAAGGTTAAATTGTGA
- the prmA gene encoding 50S ribosomal protein L11 methyltransferase, translating into MSKEWIEVSIIVSSEAVEAVSGILYNTEVEGISIEDTKDIEFKKKHPGDWDYFDESLLKAEEGAVIKAYYRESESFYGYLKYIKDNINNLENLGIDKGKGLVVANKVNEEDWENGWKKYYKPYRAGEKIVIKPLWEEYENKKQDIVVEIDPGMAFGTGTHETTKMCIKALEKYVRPESNVFDIGTGSGILAITASKLGAKEVTAVDLDPVAVESALKNISYNNIKNIKVFHGDLMEGVHGKADILVINIIADVILSLTEEVKKFLVSEGIFICSGIIIDRKEEVAENLKNNGFCIREINEDGEWVCIVSTIK; encoded by the coding sequence ATGAGTAAAGAATGGATAGAGGTCTCCATAATTGTAAGCAGTGAAGCAGTAGAGGCTGTTTCAGGGATATTGTATAATACGGAAGTTGAAGGTATATCTATAGAAGATACAAAAGATATAGAGTTTAAGAAAAAACATCCTGGGGACTGGGATTATTTTGATGAAAGTCTATTAAAAGCTGAAGAGGGAGCAGTAATTAAAGCATACTATAGAGAAAGTGAAAGCTTTTATGGTTATTTAAAATACATAAAGGATAATATAAATAATTTAGAAAATTTGGGCATAGATAAAGGAAAAGGCCTGGTTGTAGCAAATAAAGTAAATGAAGAAGATTGGGAAAATGGATGGAAAAAGTACTATAAGCCCTATAGGGCTGGAGAGAAAATAGTGATAAAACCGCTTTGGGAAGAATATGAAAATAAAAAACAGGATATAGTAGTAGAAATTGATCCAGGTATGGCTTTTGGTACTGGAACTCATGAAACTACAAAAATGTGTATAAAGGCATTGGAGAAATATGTTAGGCCAGAGTCAAATGTATTTGATATAGGCACAGGCTCTGGAATATTAGCTATAACTGCTTCAAAGCTTGGAGCAAAAGAAGTTACTGCTGTGGATTTGGATCCTGTGGCTGTAGAGTCCGCCTTGAAAAATATAAGTTATAATAATATAAAAAATATAAAGGTATTCCATGGAGATCTTATGGAAGGAGTTCATGGAAAGGCAGATATTCTGGTTATAAATATAATTGCAGATGTGATTTTATCTCTGACAGAAGAAGTTAAAAAATTTCTAGTTTCAGAAGGAATTTTTATATGTTCCGGTATAATAATAGATAGAAAAGAAGAAGTGGCTGAAAATTTGAAAAATAATGGGTTTTGCATAAGAGAAATAAATGAAGATGGAGAATGGGTGTGTATAGTGTCAACTATCAAGTGA
- a CDS encoding HD family phosphohydrolase has translation MKKLSLKRFFLSKNINKIIVFVVTFIFIYFLLATGLTAKRYSLKVGDIPKVDIKAPREVKDELSTDAKLQQAVDSVPIQYNKNPEVKTNILNNLNGFFTKANQLKDSQIEDKDKLEKLKSEYNMNITDDTYKVVIALDKDDMKKLQDFLQKTLGDIYDDSNISDDTQSDNQDDIKKAQENILLKVTTSDLSKELRALATNIAYSQISPNFFYDKEKTEELRKEAEKKVSPAMIKKDQTIVKEGEPVTEHQIQILKDLGLLDNSPYFQWHIYLALAVLVILVLLLQWIYIYKYHEKVFGDVKLIIMINILNCIAILLSRIVGMISPFLMPITFIPMIMALLVNHRISLTLSVLNCVLINVALGFNLDITILAIVNSVVGAIILKKMQQRNDILIVSLYVFIINITLTFSIGFLLSSNVLDVVQKSIYTGSASIVSGILVIGFLPLFESVFDIVTTIKLLELSNPNAPLLKRLLMEAPGTYHHSIMVGNLAEVAAEEVGGNSLLARVAAYYHDIGKIKRPYFFRENQLGKDNPHDKLTPNLSTLIIISHVKDGSEMAKEYKLPKIIRDIIEEHHGTSIVKYFYLTMKNSSEKIENVNEDDFKYSGPIPKTKESGIIMLADGVEAAVRSINEPDEFKITQMIDNIFKDRLNEGQLDDCDLTLRDISKIKKAFLTVLIGIYHHRIEYPEDKFSKKHVEQLQKFNVLKQGGKE, from the coding sequence TTGAAAAAATTATCATTGAAAAGATTTTTTTTAAGTAAAAATATCAATAAAATAATTGTTTTTGTAGTAACTTTTATATTTATTTATTTTTTACTTGCCACTGGACTTACAGCAAAAAGATATAGCCTGAAGGTAGGGGATATTCCAAAGGTTGATATAAAGGCCCCAAGGGAAGTAAAAGATGAATTGTCCACAGATGCTAAACTGCAGCAGGCTGTTGATTCTGTACCCATTCAATATAATAAAAATCCTGAAGTGAAGACGAATATATTAAATAATCTAAATGGTTTTTTTACCAAAGCAAATCAATTGAAGGATTCACAGATAGAAGACAAGGATAAATTAGAAAAATTAAAAAGTGAATACAATATGAATATAACAGATGATACCTATAAAGTTGTAATAGCACTTGATAAAGATGATATGAAAAAACTTCAGGATTTCCTGCAGAAAACATTAGGTGATATATATGATGACAGCAATATAAGTGATGATACACAAAGTGATAATCAGGATGATATTAAAAAAGCCCAGGAAAACATATTATTAAAGGTAACCACTTCTGATTTATCTAAAGAGTTAAGAGCCTTAGCCACTAATATAGCATATTCTCAAATTTCACCTAATTTTTTTTATGATAAAGAAAAAACTGAGGAATTAAGGAAAGAAGCTGAAAAAAAAGTTTCTCCTGCTATGATAAAAAAAGATCAGACCATAGTAAAAGAAGGGGAACCGGTAACAGAACATCAAATACAAATATTAAAAGATTTAGGTCTTTTGGATAATAGTCCTTATTTTCAATGGCATATATATTTAGCATTGGCGGTATTGGTAATACTGGTATTATTATTGCAGTGGATTTATATTTATAAGTATCATGAAAAAGTTTTTGGGGATGTAAAACTAATTATCATGATAAATATATTAAACTGTATAGCCATATTGTTATCCAGAATTGTGGGAATGATTTCTCCATTTTTGATGCCTATTACTTTTATACCTATGATAATGGCACTGTTAGTTAATCATAGAATATCTTTAACATTAAGTGTGTTAAACTGTGTTTTGATAAATGTTGCGTTAGGTTTCAATTTAGATATAACTATATTAGCTATTGTAAATTCAGTGGTAGGGGCCATTATACTTAAGAAAATGCAGCAGAGAAATGATATATTAATTGTTTCTTTATACGTATTTATTATAAATATTACACTTACTTTTTCCATAGGATTTTTGCTCAGCAGCAATGTATTAGATGTAGTTCAAAAAAGTATATATACTGGAAGTGCGAGTATAGTTTCTGGGATTTTAGTTATAGGGTTTTTACCTTTATTTGAAAGTGTATTTGATATAGTAACTACTATAAAACTTCTAGAACTTTCAAATCCTAATGCACCGCTTTTAAAAAGATTGCTCATGGAGGCACCAGGAACTTATCATCACAGTATAATGGTAGGAAATTTGGCAGAAGTGGCTGCAGAAGAAGTAGGAGGTAATTCTCTCTTAGCCAGAGTGGCAGCTTATTATCATGATATAGGTAAAATAAAGAGACCCTATTTTTTCAGGGAAAATCAATTGGGAAAAGATAACCCGCATGATAAGCTAACACCTAACTTGAGTACCTTAATAATAATATCCCATGTAAAAGATGGCTCTGAAATGGCTAAAGAGTATAAACTACCTAAAATAATAAGGGATATTATAGAAGAACATCATGGTACATCTATTGTAAAGTATTTTTATTTAACTATGAAGAATTCAAGCGAAAAAATTGAGAACGTAAATGAAGATGATTTTAAATATTCAGGACCTATTCCTAAAACAAAAGAATCAGGTATAATAATGTTAGCTGATGGGGTGGAAGCGGCAGTAAGATCTATAAATGAACCTGATGAATTTAAAATTACACAGATGATAGATAACATATTTAAAGATAGGTTAAATGAGGGACAGCTTGATGACTGTGACCTTACTTTAAGGGATATAAGTAAAATAAAGAAAGCATTTTTAACAGTTTTAATTGGTATATACCACCATAGAATAGAATACCCGGAGGATAAGTTTTCTAAAAAACATGTGGAACAATTACAAAAATTTAATGTATTAAAGCAGGGAGGAAAAGAATGA